Proteins encoded in a region of the Cotesia glomerata isolate CgM1 unplaced genomic scaffold, MPM_Cglom_v2.3 scaffold_2497, whole genome shotgun sequence genome:
- the LOC123274169 gene encoding rac GTPase-activating protein 1-like translates to SVSGRTLVRATTISDKQDADAALYQAISELPQPNRETLAFLVLHLQRVSSTPECKMPISNLAKVFGPTLVGYSSQEPSASSMLSETKTQAAIVESLLKIPSDYYANFVNPDCMNNIGTPQSGELKHTPSTESLLKRTATKGFFNTPLASSRTFLRKNRKYFATPPHNNNI, encoded by the coding sequence TCGGTCTCTGGGCGGACTCTTGTCCGTGCGACAACAATATCAGACAAGCAGGATGCGGACGCAGCGCTGTACCAAGCGATATCAGAGCTTCCACAGCCGAACCGTGAAACCCTAGCCTTCTTAGTTCTCCACCTGCAGCGCGTGTCATCCACACCGGAGTGCAAAATGCCGATCAGCAACTTGGCCAAGGTGTTTGGACCTACCTTGGTGGGCTACAGTTCCCAGGAGCCGTCTGCGTCGTCAATGCTCTCGGAAACAAAGACCCAGGCCGCGATTGTTGAGagtttgttaaaaattccCTCAGATTACTATGCGAATTTTGTAAACCCTGATTGTATGAACAACATCGGGACTCCCCAATCCGGGGAACTCAAGCACACGCCATCTACAGAGTCTCTGTTGAAACGCACCGCTACTAAAGGGTTCTTCAACACTCCTCTGGCTTCCAGTCGGACATTCTTGaggaaaaatagaaaatatt